A genomic window from Phyllopteryx taeniolatus isolate TA_2022b chromosome 2, UOR_Ptae_1.2, whole genome shotgun sequence includes:
- the arl14ep gene encoding ARL14 effector protein isoform X2, which yields MHKPCLFFCLVLGVHDTMPVTCASTGCNNKFVKGSEIRFYRFPLSKPSLSAKWVQNLGLRNFIPTANTCLCSEHFSPDCFRDYNGKQFLREDAVPTVFPTGQDFSKIELRKRATMPLPKDSSITNYMGPQAERDKAREVSSVRREKRGSSRGGRGGRGGKQLSDRQSLGGKSRVYDSKAHANVDLSAAVTGSGFTSRWRWKEERSSATSLLFSKARLHQRMLGTKTCSFQQFSYTQLLGV from the exons ATGCACAAACCTTGTCTTTTCTTTTGCCTCGTTTTGGGTGTACACGACACCATGCCCGTCACTTGTGCGTCAACGGGCTGCAACAATAAGTTTGTAAAGGGGTCGGAAATACGGTTTTATCG GTTCCCACTCAGCAAACCTTCACTTTCCGCCAAATGGGTTCAGAATCTGGGGTTGAGAAACTTCATCCCGACTGCCAACACCTGCCTGTGCTCAGAGCATTTTTCGCCTGATTGCTTCAGGGACTACAATGGGAAACAGTTTCTGAGGGAGGATGCCGTGCCGACCGTGTTCCCTACTGGGCAAGACTTTTCAAAG ATTGAACTACGAAAACGAGCAACGATGCCACTACCCAAGGATAGCAGCATAACAAATTACATGGGACCACAAGCAGAGAGGGACAAAGCGAGAGAGGTTTCCAGTGTACGTAGAGAAAAAAGAGGCAGCTCAAGA GGTGGACGAGGTGGCCGTGGTGGAAAACAACTGTCTGACAG GCAGAGCCTTGGGGGCAAGAGCAGAGTTTACGACAGCAAAG CTCACGCAAATGTGGATTTGAGTGCCGCTGTGACAGGAAGTGGCTTTACGAGCAGATGGAGGTGGAAGGAGGAGAGATCATCCGCAACAAGTTTGCTTTTTAGTAAAGCAAG GCTACATCAACGGATGCTCGGAACCAAAACTTGTTCCTTCCAACAATTCAGCTACACCCAGCTGTTGGGAGTATGA
- the arl14ep gene encoding ARL14 effector protein isoform X1, translating to MHKPCLFFCLVLGVHDTMPVTCASTGCNNKFVKGSEIRFYRFPLSKPSLSAKWVQNLGLRNFIPTANTCLCSEHFSPDCFRDYNGKQFLREDAVPTVFPTGQDFSKIELRKRATMPLPKDSSITNYMGPQAERDKAREVSSVRREKRGSSRGGRGGRGGKQLSDRQSLGGKSRVYDSKGRLLCNGKDMCDCLDVDCMGCFYPCSDCSSRKCGFECRCDRKWLYEQMEVEGGEIIRNKFAF from the exons ATGCACAAACCTTGTCTTTTCTTTTGCCTCGTTTTGGGTGTACACGACACCATGCCCGTCACTTGTGCGTCAACGGGCTGCAACAATAAGTTTGTAAAGGGGTCGGAAATACGGTTTTATCG GTTCCCACTCAGCAAACCTTCACTTTCCGCCAAATGGGTTCAGAATCTGGGGTTGAGAAACTTCATCCCGACTGCCAACACCTGCCTGTGCTCAGAGCATTTTTCGCCTGATTGCTTCAGGGACTACAATGGGAAACAGTTTCTGAGGGAGGATGCCGTGCCGACCGTGTTCCCTACTGGGCAAGACTTTTCAAAG ATTGAACTACGAAAACGAGCAACGATGCCACTACCCAAGGATAGCAGCATAACAAATTACATGGGACCACAAGCAGAGAGGGACAAAGCGAGAGAGGTTTCCAGTGTACGTAGAGAAAAAAGAGGCAGCTCAAGA GGTGGACGAGGTGGCCGTGGTGGAAAACAACTGTCTGACAG GCAGAGCCTTGGGGGCAAGAGCAGAGTTTACGACAGCAAAGGTCGACTATTGTGCAATGGCAAGGACATGTGTGACTGTTTGGATGTGGACTGCATGGGTTGCTTCTACCCCTGCTCCGATTGCAGCTCACGCAAATGTGGATTTGAGTGCCGCTGTGACAGGAAGTGGCTTTACGAGCAGATGGAGGTGGAAGGAGGAGAGATCATCCGCAACAAGTTTGCTTTTTAG